GGCGGCGGCCTGTTTGGCGAGGCTCTGCCGCCCATGATTCCCGAAAGCTTGCATATGGATCCCGAAGATCCGTTGTTCCATCGGGTGGCCGCCGGAGCCCACGGAGACCTGTTGGTGGTTGAAAAGGAAATCAACCAACGCAGCGGCAAGCTGCGTGACGAGATCGTCGTGGACAACGTGCGCGGGGTCGGTTCATTTATGTCCCAGACGGCGCGGGAAGGGGGCTGGCGGGTGGTGATTGTCGATGCCGCCGACGAAATGAACCGCAATGCCGCCAATAGTCTGTTGAAAGTCTTGGAGGAACCACCCCGCCGAGCGATTCTGCTGCTGGTTGCCCATTTTCCGGGGCGATTGCTGCCAACCATCCGATCGAGGTGCCGCAAGCTGACGTTGCAGCCGCTGGACGATTCGATCATCCTTGACCTGCTGTTGAAACAAATGCCGGATTTGTCTTCCGAGGAGTCGCGGACCCTGGTGGCTCTGGCCGAAGGCAGCGCCGCCCGCGCCCTGACCCTGGCCGCCGAAGGGGGGTTGGAACTGGGGCAGGGGTTATTGGCTATCCTGGATGGCTTGCCGGACCTGGACTTGCCCAATCTACATAAACTGGCTGACAGCCTTGTCAAAGCTGGAGCGGGCGACCGTTTTGGCGTGGCCTGCGACATGGTTCGCTGGTGGTTGTCACGCCGAGTGAGACAAGCGGCCCTATCGGGGAAAGGGGGCGCTCTTGATCCCTGGCTTCAGGTATGGGAAAAGACCGATGATCTGTTGGCCCGCGCGGCTGGTCTGGACTTGGACCGCAAGCAGGTCTTTCTCACCCTGCTGCTGACCCTTCAAGGGGCGGCGCGGACCTGAACCCAAACCTGCCCGAGGTTATTATGTCGGCCCCCACCTATTACGTCACCACGCCCATCTACTACGTGAACGACGCGCCGCATATCGGGCACGCTTATACGACCTTGGCCTGCGACGTTTTGGCCCGGTTCAAGCGTCTGGACGGTTTCGACGTCAAGTTCCTCACCGGCACCGACGAGCATGGGCAAAAGGTAGAAAAATCCGCCCAGGCCGCCGGGACCGACCCGCAGGCCTTTACCGACAGGGTCTCGCAGAATTTCCGCGATCTGGCGGATTTCATGAATTTTTCCCACGATGATTTCATCCGTACCACCGAGCAACGCCACAAGATTTCAGTGCAGGATCTGTGGAAGAAGCTGCTGGCCGCGGGAGAGATTTATGAAGGCTCCTATGCCGGTTGGTATGCCACCCGCGACGAGGCGTTCTATACGGAATCCGAACTGGAGAAAAAGCCCGATGGCACCCGCATCGCCAAGGCCTCCGGTGCCGAGGTGGAATGGGTCGAGGAGCCCAGCTTCTTCTTCAAGCTGTCGGCCTGGCAGGATCGTCTGCTGGCCTATTATGACGCCAATCCCGATTTCATCCTGCCCAAGACCCGTCGCAACGAGGTGATCAGCTTCGTCAAGGGCGGGTTGCAGGATTTGTCCGTATCCCGCACCACCTTCAAGTGGGGCGTGCCGGTACCCGACAACGACGACCACATCATGTATGTCTGGCTCGATGCACTGACCAACTATATTACCGCCGTTGGCTATCCGGAGACCGAGAACGGGGAATATGCCACCTATTGGCCCGCCGACGTGCATATGGTCGGCAAGGATATCCTGCGCTTCCACGCGGTCTATTGGCCGGCCTTTTTGATGGCCGCCGGCCTGGAAGCGCCCAAGCGCGTGTTTGCCCATGGCTGGTGGACCAATGAAGGGCAGAAGATCTCTAAATCCCTGGGCAATGTCATTGACCCGATCCAGCTCGTGGAGACCTATGGCCTGGACCAGGTGCGCTATTTCCTGCTGCGCGAAGTTCCCTTCGGCAACGACGGCGACTTTTCCCATAGCGCCATGGTCAACCGTATGAATGGCGAACTGGCCAATGATTTCGGGAACTTGGCGCAGCGCGTGCTGTCCATGGTGTTCAAGAACTGCGACAAGGCTTTCCCGGCCCATGGCGAGTTCACCGCCGAGGACAACGAACTGCTGGAGGCCGTGCACGGATTGATCGACGATCTGCGGGCGTCCATCGACCTTCAGGCCTTCAATGAAGCGTTGGAGAAAATCTGGGTGGTCATCCGCGCGGCCAATGCCTATGTGGATCATCAGGCGCCCTGGGCGCTGCGTAAGACGGATCCCGACCGCATGAAGACCGTGCTCTATGTGCTGAGCGAAAGCATCCGTCATCTGGCCATTGTGGCGCAGCCGTTCATGCCACAGACCATGGAAAAGCTGCTTGATCAGCTCAAGGTCTCGCCGAATCATCGGACTTTCGCTTTCCTGGGCCCCGAACACGCCCTGGAAGCGGGAGTCGAATTGGATAAGCCGCAGGGGATTTTTCCCCGTTTTGTTGATCCGGAGGCGGACAACGCCTGACCGGGAGTTCTTTTGGGAGGATTGCATTGATGAAAACCTGGATTGCCGCCGCCACCTTGGCCGCCGCCGCCTTGATCGCACAGCCGGGCCAGGCCTTGGACGCCAACTACAGTGCCGCTCAGGAAGCCCAGTTCCTGGATTGGTGCACCGGCACCAAAAGTGCCTCCGAAGGCATCTGCTCATGCACGCTGAAAAGCATTTCGGCCACCGTGCCGACCCAGGCACTGACCATGTTCCTCAATAGCCAAGGCGCCGGCGGCATGCCTACCTTTAATCAAGGGCTTGTGGCCACCACCGCCTCGGTGACTCAAGCGCTGGCCGTTTGTAGCCGATAGGAAATCCGCCATGTCCCGTTCCATGCTCGTCGATAGCCATTGCCATCTGGACTTTCCGGATTTCGATGACGATATGGACGGTGTCCTGGCGCGGGCGGCGGAGGCGGGGGTCGGCCTGATGCTGACCATCTGCACCCATGTAACCAGGTTCGATCAAGTGCGGACCTTGGCCGTGGAACATGATCAAATCTACTGCACCGTCGGCATTCATCCGCACAACGCCGAAAGCGAACCGGAATGCACCGCCGAACACCTGGTGAGGCTGGCTGATCATCCCAAGGTGGTCGGCCTGGGGGAAACCGGGCTGGACTATTTCTATGAGCATGCATCAAGGGAGTCCCAGCAACGAAGTTTCCGGGCTCATATCGAGGCGGCTCGGCGCACGGGGCTTCCGGTGGTCATCCATAGCCGCGACGCCGACGACGACATGATGGCCATCTTGGAAGATGAACATCGAAAGGGGGCTTTCCCCGGTCTCGTCCATTGCTTTAGCTCCGGACCGGAACTGGCAGAAAAAGCTGTTAATTTAGGTCTTTATATCTCCCTGTCCGGGATCGTCACCTTTAACAAGGCCGACAGTTTGCGCGAGACGGTTCGCGGGCTGCCATTGGATCGTCTCCTCGTAGAGACAGATAGTCCGTATTTGGCGCCGGTGCCCAAACGGGGCAAGCGCAACGAACCGGCTTTCACGGCTCATACGGCGGATCGTTTGGCCATAGAACTGCAAATGGACCAAGATCGATTTTACCAAGCCACAACGTACAATTTCCTTCGGCTTTTCAGCAAGATACCGGCTATCGAACAGGTGGCCTAAGGAGCACCCATTATGCGCGTGACCTTTCTCGGAACCGGTGGTTCCTCCGGTACGCCGGGTGTGCTGCAAGGTTGGGGTGCCTGCGATCCATCCAATCCGAAAAACCGCCGCCTGAGACCGTCGGTCCTGGTAGAAACCGCCACCACGTCCATTCTCGTCGATACCTCGCCGGATTTCCGCGAACAATGCCTGCAATCGGGCCTGAAGAAGCTGGATGCGGTTCTCTTTACCCATGCCCATGCGGATCATCTGCATGGCATCGACGATCTGCGCGCCATCAATCGACTGATTGATGCGGCGCTGCCGGCCTATGCGGACCATGAGACAATCCAAAGCATCAAGCATCGCTTTGGTTATGTATTCGAACCATTGAATCCCCAGGCCACGTTTTATTACAAGCCAACATTGGATGCCCATGAATTGCACGACGGCGATCATTTTGAAGTCGGCGACATGACCATCACTTGTTTTCGCCAGGACCATGGTTACAGCCATTCCATGGGGTTCCGCCTGGGTGACCTGGGATATTGCACCGATGTGGTGGCAATCCCGGATCATGGCTTCGAGATTCTGAAAGGGGTCTCGACACTGATCGTTGGATCATTCCGCGAAGAACCCCATGAGACCCATGCCCATGTGAACCGGGCACTGAGCTGGATTGAACGGGTGCAGCCTGAGAAGGGCTTTCTGACGCACCTCAGTGCCGAGGTCGATCACGATACCCTGGAGGCCAAGCTGCCGCGCGGCGTGCGCCTAGCCTATGACGGCCTGGTCATCGACGCCTGACAGCGCGGACAGTCCAAACCCACAAGAAACCGCCAACAAATTGATTTACAGGCCCTTTTCACGACAGCTATTATTTTCCATAATATACATTATGCGATAATTGGAGTTCCCCTGTTGCGCAAACGGGTTCGGTACCTTTTGGCCAAACGCTGTTGAATTGGTTTATGACTCTCTCCGATCAATGCCCGCTCATCGAGCGACCTTGATCGGATGGATGTTTGGCATTGGCTACTGCCTTTTTTGCAATTGCACCTGCCGGATCATCTTGCCCAACTGGCGATCCTTTCGTTTTCGTTCGGCCAGGCTGGAGGCATTGAAACGCTCTTCTCGAACCAGCTTGCGCCATCGGGCCAAACGGTCGCCATCGACGGCCCCGGTCTCGATGGCCTTGAGTATGGCGCATCCCGGTTCGGTCTCGTGCTGACAGTCGTTGAATCGGCAATGTTCCGACAGGTCTCGCAGGTCGGAAAAAACGTCCCCGACCCCTTCCTTGGCGTCCGTGAGCTGCAATTCCCGCATGCCCGGTGTATCCAAGGCCGTGCAGCCATTGGGCAACACATGGAGGTGGCGTCGTGTGGTAGTATGACGCCCCTTGCTATCGTCTTCGCGGATCCCTTGGGTGGCAATGGCACCATTGCCCGACAAGCCATTGATCAAGGTGGATTTGCCGACCCCGGAAGACCCTAGGAATGCCAAAGTCTGGCCCGGCGCGCACCATTCCGCCAACACGGCCTTCGGGGAGCCGCCGCGGGCATCCAGGATCCGTACCGGGACCCGGTTCGCTATTGCTTCGGCCCGGGCACGATAGTCGTCAGCGATCTCACAAAGATCAGCCTTGGTCAGAACGATCACGGGAACGACCTGAGCCTCGAAGGCCAGGGCCATATAGCGTTCCAAGCGGGCGATATTGAAGTCGTGGTTGCAAGACGAAACAATGAAGGCCGTATCGATATTGGCGGCGATCAACTGGATTTTCCGGTCCGTCCCGGGCGCGCGGCGCTTGAAAAGGCTTTTCCTCTCCAAGAGACGGCTTGAGCCGGGCCTCTCGCGATTGTAGAGCAACCAATCGCCGACCGTGGCATCGGCCATGGGCGGCAGCCGTGTATCAATGTCCTGGCCGACGATATGGTGCCCCGCCCTGTGCCCTTCAGTGATGCGGACTG
The sequence above is drawn from the Magnetospira sp. QH-2 genome and encodes:
- a CDS encoding TatD family hydrolase; translation: MLVDSHCHLDFPDFDDDMDGVLARAAEAGVGLMLTICTHVTRFDQVRTLAVEHDQIYCTVGIHPHNAESEPECTAEHLVRLADHPKVVGLGETGLDYFYEHASRESQQRSFRAHIEAARRTGLPVVIHSRDADDDMMAILEDEHRKGAFPGLVHCFSSGPELAEKAVNLGLYISLSGIVTFNKADSLRETVRGLPLDRLLVETDSPYLAPVPKRGKRNEPAFTAHTADRLAIELQMDQDRFYQATTYNFLRLFSKIPAIEQVA
- the rsgA gene encoding ribosome small subunit-dependent GTPase A — its product is MAVTPPVRITEGHRAGHHIVGQDIDTRLPPMADATVGDWLLYNRERPGSSRLLERKSLFKRRAPGTDRKIQLIAANIDTAFIVSSCNHDFNIARLERYMALAFEAQVVPVIVLTKADLCEIADDYRARAEAIANRVPVRILDARGGSPKAVLAEWCAPGQTLAFLGSSGVGKSTLINGLSGNGAIATQGIREDDSKGRHTTTRRHLHVLPNGCTALDTPGMRELQLTDAKEGVGDVFSDLRDLSEHCRFNDCQHETEPGCAILKAIETGAVDGDRLARWRKLVREERFNASSLAERKRKDRQLGKMIRQVQLQKRQ
- a CDS encoding MBL fold metallo-hydrolase, encoding MRVTFLGTGGSSGTPGVLQGWGACDPSNPKNRRLRPSVLVETATTSILVDTSPDFREQCLQSGLKKLDAVLFTHAHADHLHGIDDLRAINRLIDAALPAYADHETIQSIKHRFGYVFEPLNPQATFYYKPTLDAHELHDGDHFEVGDMTITCFRQDHGYSHSMGFRLGDLGYCTDVVAIPDHGFEILKGVSTLIVGSFREEPHETHAHVNRALSWIERVQPEKGFLTHLSAEVDHDTLEAKLPRGVRLAYDGLVIDA
- a CDS encoding DNA polymerase III subunit delta'; translation: MTEWASPRETAVLIGHEAAEQAFLDAYNGGRMAHAWLICGPKGVGKATLAFRMARFLLSQGEEVQGGGLFGEALPPMIPESLHMDPEDPLFHRVAAGAHGDLLVVEKEINQRSGKLRDEIVVDNVRGVGSFMSQTAREGGWRVVIVDAADEMNRNAANSLLKVLEEPPRRAILLLVAHFPGRLLPTIRSRCRKLTLQPLDDSIILDLLLKQMPDLSSEESRTLVALAEGSAARALTLAAEGGLELGQGLLAILDGLPDLDLPNLHKLADSLVKAGAGDRFGVACDMVRWWLSRRVRQAALSGKGGALDPWLQVWEKTDDLLARAAGLDLDRKQVFLTLLLTLQGAART
- the metG gene encoding methionine--tRNA ligase encodes the protein MSAPTYYVTTPIYYVNDAPHIGHAYTTLACDVLARFKRLDGFDVKFLTGTDEHGQKVEKSAQAAGTDPQAFTDRVSQNFRDLADFMNFSHDDFIRTTEQRHKISVQDLWKKLLAAGEIYEGSYAGWYATRDEAFYTESELEKKPDGTRIAKASGAEVEWVEEPSFFFKLSAWQDRLLAYYDANPDFILPKTRRNEVISFVKGGLQDLSVSRTTFKWGVPVPDNDDHIMYVWLDALTNYITAVGYPETENGEYATYWPADVHMVGKDILRFHAVYWPAFLMAAGLEAPKRVFAHGWWTNEGQKISKSLGNVIDPIQLVETYGLDQVRYFLLREVPFGNDGDFSHSAMVNRMNGELANDFGNLAQRVLSMVFKNCDKAFPAHGEFTAEDNELLEAVHGLIDDLRASIDLQAFNEALEKIWVVIRAANAYVDHQAPWALRKTDPDRMKTVLYVLSESIRHLAIVAQPFMPQTMEKLLDQLKVSPNHRTFAFLGPEHALEAGVELDKPQGIFPRFVDPEADNA